In Thermodesulfobacteriota bacterium, the sequence CTACTAATCCCGAAGTGAGATGCCTGAAGCGAAGGAGAACGCCAATTACCAAAACTAAAAAGAACAATATATTCTCGTTGTTCAGACGTTTAACTAATCTCAATTCTTTATTTAAGTAGAAATTGCGTCGAAATTACCTTAACTTAAGGTCTTTCGTTGCCTCATCAAGAAATGTTAAGTCACTGAAATTTGTGGGAATCTTCCGAATGTAGCCCAGTTTCATCATGAGAGAAAGTACCCTTTCCATGGCTCCTTTGTTTCTAACTGCATTCATATCGGGCCTATTTACATTCAGGGCTTTCCGAATGAAGCCGGTATTGACGCCGATGTAGCGGGAGGCTATTTGGGCGGACTCGTCCGGACTTTCATTGACAAATTTAATCCCACGTGCAAATGCCCTGACCACCTTTTGCGTCAGGTGGGGAGAAGTCTCTTTTAGCTCCATGGTTGTTGTTAAAGAGCATCCGGGGGCCCCTTTCCATACATCTCCCGTTCTTTTTACGACGGTTCCGACACCCAATGCTTCCATCATCGTCGCGTAGGGCTCGACCATCGAAGCAGCATCCGCTCCTTGGCCAAATAAAGATATAATTGCCCCATCGCCGGAAGGTAGTCTTATAAGATCGACGTCCTTCCATCCCAAGCTCTCAATGAGCCCCATCGCCGTTAAATCTTTCATGCCCCCTCGCAACGGGACGGCGACTTTTTTCACCTCTGATGGGTTTATTTCCTTCCGAACAACTATGGCCGCTTCTTCAAAGCCGGAGCCGCAAATCAACACCAGCGGTATATCTTTATCTTCCGCGGCGGCAACCCTGGTCCAAGGAATAACTGCAAATTGACTTTCGCCGTTCACCAGTTTGTGTGGAACCATCCATGCAGTAGGTTCGATGTTTAAATTTGCATCAAGACCTTCGTCTTGAAAAAATCCCTTTTCGTACGCAACGTACGCCGGTATCTGACAGACGCCTCTCAAAAGAGAAAAAGAGACCTTGTTCACTGATGAATCCTCCTTCTTTATTTGCTCACGTAATCTCAAAATCCTCTGTTTGTTTCGCTATATTTTGTGCGCTACCACAATAAAGTTTCCTCCCAACCGGTGACTTATATTGTATTTGTTCAAACGCTCGCAATATATTGCCAACGGCTTGGGCGGAATCATCAAATCTCCCACGTTGAGAAAAAAATTGTAGAACCTGACATCAATAACCCTGAGACCGGCCTTCTCGAGTTTATCCACTACCTCCGCACAAGCATAAACTCTGTATTGACCATCGCTATGGGCCGGTCTTCTAATCATATACGACGCCTTATTCAAACACCAATTTATCTTAATCAGTAGACTGGCCCGGTTTGTGAATGTAATAATGGCAAAACCGTTTTTGCGGAGAACCCGATGAGCCTCTCGGAAGAACTCGTCTGGAGATGATAGGCAACCCGCCAGAGAGACAGCTACTACACCGTCTGTCGTGTCATCGTCAAAAGGAAGGGAATCCGCTTTGGCCGTTATGAATACCGGCCTATTCGTCATACGATGGTCCAGGAAACGCTCGTTAGCGAATTCTATCATCTCTATATCATGGTCCACTCCGATTACGGATAAACCCATCTCGGACAATCTTGCCGACAAATATCCAGTACCACAGCCAATATCAAGCCACAACTCATTTGGCCGGCTTACTCTAGAGCATATATCTTCTACAAGTTCGTTACCATGCTTGAATGTAAAATCTTTGTTGCTTTTTCTCGAGGAGTCGTAAATATCGCTCCATTTCCCCGGGTCGAATTTTTCTTTGAATCCTGAGGCTTGACCGGACATGTGTTGTTATTCCGTTGTATTTGTATGACGCTAGATAAAAAGAATTTTCATAAACTGAGTTTGACTGCGCGTCGAATCTGGCGAGGGATGCTGCACGCCCGGATGTACCAGGGAAATAGGTTTGTCAACATTATATCGAAAAGCCGCTCGCTTCTTAGATAATAGGCTTCCACCCTCTCCAGCGCGTAAAGGTTGCTACCAGAAGAGGCAAGGCCAAGCCTGTCTGAACAGGCAAAGGAAAAGTGTTTTTTCACTATTTCTAAGATTCGTTCATCATACCGCCCGAAGGGATATGCAAAACAGGAAACAGGCGCACTCAGTGTATCCTCGATTATGACCTTAGAATCAAGGATTTCAGATTGGGCATGCTCGAAAGGTAAGCGAGTGAGGTCTGGGTGGGTAAGGGTATGGGCCCCAAAATCAATTCCGTACTGATGCATCTCCATTATCTCTTTCCAGCATAGCATCTGGCGCTTTCCAAGGGAAGGGAGCCTGCCGTTGAGTCCTGAATTGCTCTTTTCCCCCACCGTGAGAAAAACCGTGGCAGTCATATTGTACCGCAGTAGCACTGGAAAGGCTTCATCAAATACGCTTCGATACCCATCGTCGAAGGTTATAACAATGGACCGATCTGGGAAAGGCTTTCCTTCTTCCAGATAACTTACAACCTCGGCTAACCTTAGGGTTTTGTATCCATTCTCATGAAGCCTAGCAATGCCGTGACGAAACACTCGCGGCGAGAATGAGGTTACCGAGGGTCGATCATCAAGGGCATGGAATGTTAAAATGGGTAGAGAAGAAGGCATGGTGGTGGATTACCTACTTTTGTTTATTGACTGCCCAAGATGCAAATGAAGAATCTTGCCGGAACGGGTAGTAAAAGGGGCTTGGCGCTCTACACGGAGTAGACTGGCATCGCGCCACATGAACTCCATCATTCTTTCTACTGGAGATCCGGAGCCAATAGTGCTGAGAAAGACTTCTGATAAAGCATTGGTATCAAGCGGCCCGAGTTTTGGATGCACGAGTAACCGCAGAATGGGCTGGCCATCTTCAGTCTCATCTTCTAGGAGTTGGTAATCTGTGGCTGACCCGCCAAAGCGGGCCGGCAAATCCTCTTCGAGAATGCGGATTACATCCGTATCCAAAAAGGTCATCCCTCCTCCGGTAAGCTTTTCGTAACTGCGTATGTTGTGCAGGTGCGTAGTCCAACCAAGTTCCTCCAGCGCACAGCCACATTTCCGTCTGGAAATAACAGCTTGGTCGCCCATAGAGACATTAAGCAGGGTAAAAGGCGATGCGGGATGGAGTGACGTAATTAGGAGAGCATTTTGAGGTAGTCTGGGGAGCGTTTCATCTGATTCCGGTTGAATGAGCGCATGGAGGTCGTGTAGTAAATGAACATCGTCAGAGGCTGCCGGGGCAAGGCAGCCGTAGCCAATGGGTCCGCACTCCATACTCCCATAACGGGGCAGAGCCTCGGCACCGGCACGGCGTATTACATCTAGGCGGGCACTTGTAATGGGCTCTCCCGCTAATAGGAACTGGGCATCTCGGAGTTCAATTCCGTTTTCCAATGCCGCCAGGCAAAGACGCACTGCAGAGCTGGGGAATGTAAAAAGATGAGGGGTGTCGCCAGACTGTAAAACCTCGGTCATCCATTTAGCTATAGGAAGCGGGTCACCAAGAGAGACGTATAATGGGCGCGGCAAGGGAACACCAGCTAGCCGGCTTCCCCATCTCATAGCACGTTCGCTCCAACGGAAGATAGAGTCCAGCCCGGGTGCAGCCGGGTCTACCTGTGAGAACCAGCGAACCGGCGGATTACCGAAGCTGCTAAACTTGAGAAGCCGGAACCTAGCCCCAGCACCGGGGGTTTCCCAGGTCGCTTTATGCCACTTGGACCCTCCCCTTGCTTCGAGGAATAGGGAGGTATTAACACCACAGCCCTTGACGAAATCCAGGTCAATAAGTACAGGTGTCCCCGAACTCCGACTTCCGCCGCTTCGGGCGGGGATGTGAAAGACCGCGAGCGGGTTACGTAGTAGTTCATGGCCTAGAGATATCGTTGTGCTTCCCCTTATAGCTGGCTGTCGACCCTTGAACTCATCGACGGTGAGGTATACTCCTTGACGATAAAGCATTTGAAGGGCCGCCTCAATACCTTCTTTTTTTACCGACTCTTCTAAGTCTCCGTATTCGCAGCCGGCTAGCTTTAAAAGTTGCCGGTATGGGCTTTCCGGGTACTCATAGACAGACTGTTTAAGAGTGGCCAAGAAGGAATTCTCTCTCTGCTCAAAGCGACGGCGCAGGATAGCTCTCGCTTCCTGTAGACCGATTTTGTGATGGAGGAACGAAGGGAGCTTGCTTAGAAAACGGGCTCCGATTATCACATTATCAAATGAACTCCAGGAACTAGGGCTTTTGGTTATGGACTGGTGCTGGTTCATAATACTTTCTACAGTTTTAAGCCTATCTTTGATAAACTATTCGGCAAGACCGTTTACAAATGCCGACTAAGAGAACCGTACTAATTCATAGCGGTATGGTCACTGAGACTGCCGGGATGACAGGCGGTGGCAAAGATCGATCAGTTCGAGAGGTGCCTGTACCAGTTCTATCAGAACACCCTCGCCTCCCATCTTCGGGTGAATAAAGCATACATCATGACCCGCTGCTCCCCGGCGAATTCCTCTAGGGGTGAAAACCAAACCTTGCGACGACAACCACTCCACGGCAGCATGTAAATCATCGACCCAGAGCCCAATGTGGTTAAGAGGCGGTTTATGGGCCTGTGGGCTTTTCTCCGGGTTTATCGGTTGCAAAAGGTTAACATCTACATGAAAGGGACCAAATCCTGCAACTGCAATCTCCCCATACACGTTCTCGGTATCGTTCTGGAAAGTTATGGTCGGGGTAAGGCCGAGAGTGTCAACCCACAGCTTTCGAAGAGTCTTAAGGTCTAGACCCCCGACGGCGATTTGCTGGATACCAAGTACTTTGAATGGCCTCTCCTTCATTTTCTGTCAACCTCCGTTCATTTTTTAAAAGGATTTTTCGTACTTGGTGAGGGATATATTAGATACCTGTGGAGAATTATTGAATTCACAAATCGATTTCTCGAAGTAAGGGAGGGAAAGGGAGGAAACTACCCGGCCCGGGATCCATCCGCGACGGTATAGCTCTAGTCCGGCTCCGAATAGCCAGTCGCCCAGTCGAGGACGTTCAGACTTTTTCTGTACTTGACGGAAGCGATGAAGTGCCATAGGCACGGCAATCTCGCTTGGCATTACTCCCTGTCTGTTCGCTTCGTTGATTAGCCAGGCTATGCTGGTGCTCATGCGGCGTTCGATAAAGTCGGCAATTTTTTCTCTGTCTATGGATGCGAACTCCATCGTCCCCCCCAGCACTCCACCCGAATTGGTCACGAAATCCGGGAGGCACATGACCCCGCGGTTGAATAAGATACGCTCTGCTTCGGGTGTCACCGGATTGTTGGCGCCGGCGCAGATAATAAGGGCTTTGACGCGATCGACGTTTCCAAGATGAATGCTATGATGGCGGGCGCAAGGGCTAAGCAGGTCCACTGGCAATTCGAGCAGTTCCGATTTATCAATATGCTCTGCCCTGGGGTAAAGGTTCACCAAATGGCTCCCCGCTTGGCCATATAGTTTGCGGAGTAGCTCTACATCGAGTCCATCAGAATTATAGATTGCTCCACGGGAGGTAGATATAGCCACAACACGGGATTTAGCTTGGTAGAAAAGCCCTGCCAGTTCACTTCCTACGCTCCCAAAACCCTCTATTGCTATACTGCTTTTATGTATGTCGATAGCGAAATGATTAAGAGCCTCTTTAGCAGCGGCAAAAACGGTGAGCGCAGTGTAATAGCCTGAGGAAATACCACGCAATTCACGCGCTTTAACCTCTACGCCGACCGCTTTAAGCATAAGTCGGATGTCAGAATTATTAGTACCCATGTCAGCGGCCGGGATATAGATGCGTTTACGCAAAATGGAGGATATAGCTTGCCCGAACCTTGCTAGGCGTTCTTGTCGCTCTGTTATTGGC encodes:
- a CDS encoding ABC transporter substrate-binding protein; this translates as MNKVSFSLLRGVCQIPAYVAYEKGFFQDEGLDANLNIEPTAWMVPHKLVNGESQFAVIPWTRVAAAEDKDIPLVLICGSGFEEAAIVVRKEINPSEVKKVAVPLRGGMKDLTAMGLIESLGWKDVDLIRLPSGDGAIISLFGQGADAASMVEPYATMMEALGVGTVVKRTGDVWKGAPGCSLTTTMELKETSPHLTQKVVRAFARGIKFVNESPDESAQIASRYIGVNTGFIRKALNVNRPDMNAVRNKGAMERVLSLMMKLGYIRKIPTNFSDLTFLDEATKDLKLR
- a CDS encoding methyltransferase domain-containing protein; translation: MSGQASGFKEKFDPGKWSDIYDSSRKSNKDFTFKHGNELVEDICSRVSRPNELWLDIGCGTGYLSARLSEMGLSVIGVDHDIEMIEFANERFLDHRMTNRPVFITAKADSLPFDDDTTDGVVAVSLAGCLSSPDEFFREAHRVLRKNGFAIITFTNRASLLIKINWCLNKASYMIRRPAHSDGQYRVYACAEVVDKLEKAGLRVIDVRFYNFFLNVGDLMIPPKPLAIYCERLNKYNISHRLGGNFIVVAHKI
- a CDS encoding polysaccharide deacetylase family protein → MPSSLPILTFHALDDRPSVTSFSPRVFRHGIARLHENGYKTLRLAEVVSYLEEGKPFPDRSIVITFDDGYRSVFDEAFPVLLRYNMTATVFLTVGEKSNSGLNGRLPSLGKRQMLCWKEIMEMHQYGIDFGAHTLTHPDLTRLPFEHAQSEILDSKVIIEDTLSAPVSCFAYPFGRYDERILEIVKKHFSFACSDRLGLASSGSNLYALERVEAYYLRSERLFDIMLTNLFPWYIRACSIPRQIRRAVKLSL
- a CDS encoding VOC family protein produces the protein MKERPFKVLGIQQIAVGGLDLKTLRKLWVDTLGLTPTITFQNDTENVYGEIAVAGFGPFHVDVNLLQPINPEKSPQAHKPPLNHIGLWVDDLHAAVEWLSSQGLVFTPRGIRRGAAGHDVCFIHPKMGGEGVLIELVQAPLELIDLCHRLSSRQSQ
- a CDS encoding Glu/Leu/Phe/Val dehydrogenase dimerization domain-containing protein, whose amino-acid sequence is MLITVSEGPEVLGYVAVDSTVNNRSRGGLRMLPDIDKEEMTGLARAMTLKYGFLGLPQGGAKAGVIYDPEAPITERQERLARFGQAISSILRKRIYIPAADMGTNNSDIRLMLKAVGVEVKARELRGISSGYYTALTVFAAAKEALNHFAIDIHKSSIAIEGFGSVGSELAGLFYQAKSRVVAISTSRGAIYNSDGLDVELLRKLYGQAGSHLVNLYPRAEHIDKSELLELPVDLLSPCARHHSIHLGNVDRVKALIICAGANNPVTPEAERILFNRGVMCLPDFVTNSGGVLGGTMEFASIDREKIADFIERRMSTSIAWLINEANRQGVMPSEIAVPMALHRFRQVQKKSERPRLGDWLFGAGLELYRRGWIPGRVVSSLSLPYFEKSICEFNNSPQVSNISLTKYEKSF